A window of Accipiter gentilis chromosome 24, bAccGen1.1, whole genome shotgun sequence contains these coding sequences:
- the MAGT1 gene encoding magnesium transporter protein 1, protein MGVRRQSGAVMAALPVLALLVLLLAWGGPPAAGQKRKEMVLSEKVNQLMEWASKRSVIRMNGDKFRRLVKAPPRNYSVIVMFTALQPHRQCVVCKQADEEYQILANSWRYSSAFTNKIFFAMVDFDEGSDVFQMLNMNSAPTFINFPAKGKPKRGDTYELQVRGFAAEQLARWVADRTDVNIRVIRPPNYAGPLMLGLLLAVIGGLVYLRGSNLDFLYNKTGWAFAALCFVLAMTSGQMWNHIRGPPYAHKNPHTGQVNYIHGSSQAQFVAETHIVLLFNGGVTLGMVLLHEAATSDMDVGKRKIMCIAGIGLVVLFFSWLLSVFRSKYHGYPYSFLMS, encoded by the exons ATGGGCGTGAGGCGGCAGAGCGGGGCGGTCATGGCGGCGTTGCCGGTGCTGGcgttgctggtgctgctgctggcctggggcgggccgcccgccgccgggcagaAGCGGAAGGAG ATGGTGTTATCGGAAAAAGTGAACCAGCTGATGGAGTGGGCTAGTAAAAGATCGGTTATTCGAATGAATGGAGACAAATTTCGACGCCTTGTGAAGGCACCACCCAGAAATTACTCGGTGATTGTGATGTTCACTGCTCTTCAGCCTCACAGACAGTGTGTTGTGTGCAA GCAAGCTGATGAGGAATACCAGATCCTGGCAAACTCCTGGCGATATTCCAGTGCATTTACcaataagattttttttgctATGGTAGATTTTGATGAAGGCTCAGATGTATTTCAGATG CTAAACATGAATTCCGCCCCAACCTTCATTAACTTTCCTGCTAAAGGGAAGCCTAAACGGGGTGACACATACGAACTTCAGGTGCGTGGCTTTGCAGCTGAACAGCTTGCTCGTTGGGTGGCTGACAGAACTGATGTCAAT ATTCGTGTGATAAGGCCACCAAACTATGCTGGACCGCTGATGTtagggctgctgctggctgtcATCGGAGGCCTCGTATATTTGCGTGGAAGCAATCTGGATTTTCTGTATAACAAAACTGGCTGGGCATTTGCTGCTTTG tgttttgtgttAGCAATGACATCAGGCCAGATGTGGAACCACATTAGAGGTCCACCCTATGCTCATAAGAATCCCCATACAGGACAAGTT AACTATATCCATGGAAGCAGTCAAGCCCAATTTGTGGCAGAAACACACATTGTTCTTCTGTTTA ATGGTGGTGTTACTTTAGGAATGGTACTCCTCCATGAAGCTGCTACTTCTGACATGgatgtggggaaaagaaaaa TTATGTGTATTGCTGGTATTGGCTTGGTGGTGTTGTTCTTCAGCTGGTTGCTGTCTGTCTTTAGGTCTAAATACCACGGCTACCCGTACAG TTTCCTAATGAGTTAA